Genomic DNA from Dioscorea cayenensis subsp. rotundata cultivar TDr96_F1 chromosome 1, TDr96_F1_v2_PseudoChromosome.rev07_lg8_w22 25.fasta, whole genome shotgun sequence:
GACGTACTTGTctcttttatcaaaaaattaaaaaaagatcgTCGTTTGTCTTTATTAGTGTTTGGATCATTATTAGTGTCTCTCTTATCACAAGATTAAGATTTTTTGTTCAATTTACTACAGTTAatgtatgctttttttttttggaataagtTAATGTATGCTTGTTTCAAATCAATACAATTAATGAGAgccaaataagagaaataaaagaacaatttaCACTAAAAACATAGGGATTTAAAAATATTCGGCCATTTTACCTACTCCTTGAAGTACAATTAAAACACACTTTGTCAGGAAAATCAGAGAAAATTGCACGAAATACTGTAATTTTTACATACAATTAGGATAGTCATCAAGAGACACCCCCCAAATTTCCCCCTTCTTCCATCGTAGTTCAATATTGGAAAATTCCATGCCACCATTAGGTATAAATCAGGCTCTACATTCATCACTTAGACTTAAATTCAACAGTTATAGCCGCAATAGTTGAAcggtaaaatatttaattcctATGCAAAAAATTAGAGGTTCGACTCTCTCTGCTCCGTGTTAAcggtaaaatatttaattcctATGCGAAAAATTAGAGGTTCGACTCTCTTTGCTCCGTGTTAACGGTAAAATTCCTATGCGAAAAATTAGAGGTTCGACTCTCTCTGCTCCGtgtaaatatgtaaaaataaaattttaaaaaaaaaacttaaatccgAACTAAATACGCGTGCTGCTTTTACTCATTTAATTGGTAATTATCTGTTAATAGATTGGTCAAAGCAAGACAAGTCTTATTGTACCAAAACTTGTCCTGAATTGTACTGAGATAGCGCATTGGTAGGCTcttgatttaaatgttttgttgCTCTTCACCAAGACAGCAGTTCCTTTCTTGCATGCAAAGGAGTTCTGTAGATAGTGATATCAATATTAAGACAATCAACAACTTGCGTGTGTTGTTGATCTccaataaaaaaggaaaatgataaAGTTTATGATGCCTGGCAATTCAATCCAGTGCATTGCTTCTTTTCCCAGCTGTACAACTGAAATATTGGCAATTATGTggcaaagaaaggaaaagggaaGAACAATGGTTGAGTGCATTGAATGGACAATCTCCATGTGATTAACTTCCTACCAGTGGAATTTTCAATATGTGATGCTTCTGAAATGTTTATCCAGACTGCCAATTAACATAAATGTTTGCTGTAATTCCAGTAAGTACGATTTCCGCATCTGAAGATCTGTATGCACATAATAAAAAACCGATCATCATGaacatattattataattaattagtcatGATTGACTATTTATTGATAACCAAATATTGAATATAGCCACCACATTGTAAGTAAGATTCCtgaacagaaaagaaaatatattgcCAAAAATACATGTAAATGCAAAATAGTAGACTACTTGATTTCATCCTGTTGAATTTCTATGCCGTTTGAGTGCTTCAAAGCGGGCAGCAAGAACATCATAATCCGGCAACTTTGGATGAACACGAGAAAATGAGTTAATATTATTCGTGCCTGGCAGTTCACCAGCATCAGTCTTGTCTTCTGAAGGAGAAATGTAAGAAGGTGGCACTGGAGGATCTCGATCTGGAGGGGGAGCACTTCTTCTGGAATACGTTCCAAGCCCATCTTCATTGTCAGATTCTGACTCTAATCCATCAGAGTCGTCAAAGTTTATGTCTGAATGCTTCTTGGGCACAGTGTAGCTAGAACTTCTATCAGTCTTCTTGGGAGTAAAATTGGAGTTATTAAAACTCTGAGAATTGGACACTCTGTCAGCAAAATTGGGTTGATTTTTTGAAGGACTATTTGGCTCAAAGTTCTGAGTAGAATATGAAGGTTGAGTTTGTAAAACATCTGAACTGTTAAATTTGCTGAAATTTGGAGCTTGGGTCCCAAAAGTTCTTGCTTGATCAAATTTAGAACTCTGTTGGGCCAGATAAGCAGCAGCCTGTGCGGCAGATGCCGCCTTCTGTGCACAGTCTGCAGCTGCTTGAACAGCTGAAGCTGTGTCCTTGAATTGCATTCCCGAGCTCTCATCGTTAAATGACCTTGACccataacaaaattataaacaactTTTAGATGGACAAATTGATCTTCATTGAACATTCAGAAGGAATAGGAGGAAAACAAACCTAAGCTCACTTGGTTGAACACCTTGTCGGAAAGGAACAGAATTCACAGGCATGCTACTGGCACTAACAAATGATTTGGGCCCTTCCTGTGATGATGAAAAAACCATCGAGAGCAATAAtcgtcatatatatatatatatatatatatgcggaAGGAAGAGGTCACAAAAGAGATGGAATGAACTGAAACATACCAGGTGTTCTTCTGGAGGTTTAAGTAGCTCCTTCTCAGATTCTGTTGCATCCCATTCAACCAGAAATTCCTTTGCTATTTCCTTCATGATATTCAGCTTCTTTTCACCAGAAGGTTTTCGGACAGATAACTTCTCAATCAGCTTCAATAGCAAGAGTAAATGTCAGGTATTTGCAGTAATTTATGATCTTTTCCAATATACCAAATCTCAAAAGCAAAACGATCTTAAAAAGGATGTGAGAATCACTAAACCAACTAGCTACCTCTCATGGTGCACATTTTCAAGCTTTCGGCTTTTCAGGAACAAACTTCAGAACAAGACTCCAAACTCAATATGATTCATCCAATAGATTAACTTTCagacaaacaaaattttaacataaactATAAATTGTATTATATGCAGTATTCCAACTTCAAATATAGAgctacatgtatttttataggAAAAACATGTAGCACATAATGATCACCATGTTCTAGTCTCTTAACTAGAATCTTGCTAAGTTAATAATATGAAGGCCAAAATACTAGTGCATAGTGGCACTAGTTACATTTACTTTATTGATTgggtgctctctctctctctctctctctctttcatgGCACTCAACACTAGTGGAACGATAGAGTGAGATAATAGTCCCACATTGAATAGAAATGTAATAGGCTTATATATTTCAAGTGGGGTCACACAAATAACCTTGAGGTTTTTGGTATGTTGACCTTCATTTGAATTATCATAGCCCAACCATTTAGTAAGGCCCACTAATGCAAATATAAACTCTAACATGGTATCGAAGCCCATTAAGCTTAACACCCCAAAGAAAAGATCCAAGGACTGGTAAAAAAAAACTCCCTAGTGTTAATAAAAGGACCTCTAAATTAAAGCCAAGTAAAAGGAACACAAgcccaagcaaaaaaaaaaagggcctCTAAGGTTCCAAACCTTGAAGTACAAGTCCAAGACAAAAATGATAAGTTACAACTGAACATGTAACCAATTAAACTTGAGGGGATGTTGGAATAATAGAGTGAGATAATAGTCCAACATTGGATAAAAACTAATAGTGTAACGGGCTTATATAGTTCAAGTGGGGATCATACTAATAACCTTGAGGGTTTTGGTACATTGGCCTTCGTTTGAATTATCATAACCCAACCATTTAATAAGGGCCACTAatgcaaatataaaatctaataaacacCACCAATGAAAATATCACGAGCCATGCCAAACAACTAATGTATATCATCGGGCTAATGCAAAGTCTCAATGATCTCATGATAAGGCTTCTAAGTTTGAATTATCATAACCCAACCATTTAATAAGGGCCACTAatgcaaatataaaatctaataaacacTACCAATGAAAATATCACGAGCCATGTCAAACAGCTAATGTATAACATCGGGCTAATGCAAAGTCTCAATGATCTCATGGATAAGGCTTCTAAGTTGGCTCTGAAACTCAAATGTCATAC
This window encodes:
- the LOC120273761 gene encoding IST1-like protein, translating into MSLGHKSPSETLKNLVMGAGFAVLRKGFNPSKCKTEAKMAIARIKLLRNKREVQVRQMRRDIAMLLESRQEDTARIRVEHVIREQNVLAANEIIELFCELVVSRISIIAKQRDCPADLREGISSLLYAAPRCSEIPELSRIRDVFEKKYGKDFVSAAVDLRPNAGVNNMLIEKLSVRKPSGEKKLNIMKEIAKEFLVEWDATESEKELLKPPEEHLEGPKSFVSASSMPVNSVPFRQGVQPSELRSFNDESSGMQFKDTASAVQAAADCAQKAASAAQAAAYLAQQSSKFDQARTFGTQAPNFSKFNSSDVLQTQPSYSTQNFEPNSPSKNQPNFADRVSNSQSFNNSNFTPKKTDRSSSYTVPKKHSDINFDDSDGLESESDNEDGLGTYSRRSAPPPDRDPPVPPSYISPSEDKTDAGELPGTNNINSFSRVHPKLPDYDVLAARFEALKRHRNSTG